The following coding sequences lie in one Oncorhynchus gorbuscha isolate QuinsamMale2020 ecotype Even-year linkage group LG10, OgorEven_v1.0, whole genome shotgun sequence genomic window:
- the LOC124045924 gene encoding protein-serine O-palmitoleoyltransferase porcupine-like, producing MGSFSRQEFFHELAEGCLLPTAQQGLEQVWQLLVICLLCRLLWILGLPSYVKHLSTVAGGFYALYLFFELHMVWVVLLSLLCYLILFLCRHSSNRATFLSITVLIYLLMGELHMMDTTTWHKMRGSQMVVAMKAISLAFDLDRGVVTNVPSPVEFMGYIYFVGTVIFGPWISFNSYREAIEGRKLSFSWIWKVCVSWVKSQLCLVISNCVAPYLFPYFIPIYGDKLLHNKTKRKIGGAVASWLLAYENALSFHFSNYFVGYLSETSTTLAGAGFTEEKDNLKWDMTVARPLHVEFPRSMVEVATSWNLPMSRWLSTYVFARARNLGTFPAILVTYAASTLLHGLSFHLGAVLLSLAFITYVEHVLRKRLADILNACILSKKCQPNCTHKNKEAPWVYIINIAFSALAVFHLAYLGSLFNSSVDYMDDDEESGVANHTIQKWSELSWASHWVTFGCWVLYRIIL from the exons ATGGGGTCCTTCAGCCGACAGGAGTTCTTCCATGAGCTTGCAGAGGGCTGCCTTCTGCCCACCGCTCAGCAGGGCCTGGAGCAGGTGTGGCAGCTTCTGGTCATCTGCCTTCTATGCCGACTTCTCTGGATTCTGG GCCTCCCCTCTTATGTGAAACACCTGAGCACTGTGGCAGGAGGGTTCTACGCCCTGTACCTGTTCTTTGAGCTCCACATGGTGTGGGTGGTGCTGCTCAGTCTACTATGctacctcatcctcttcctctgtcgGCACTCCAGTAACCGGGCCACCTTCCTCTCCATCACAGTCCTCATCTACCTGCTCATGGG AGAGTTGCATATGATGGACACCACCACCTGGCACAAAATGAGAG GTTCCCAGATGGTGGTGGCTATGAAGGCCATTTCTCTGGCCTTTGACCTGGACCGAGGTGTGGTGACCAACGTGCCCTCTCCTGTGGAGTTCATGGGCTACATCTACTTTGTGGGAACGGTCATTTTCGGACCCTGGATCAGCTTCAACAGCTACAGAGAGGCTATAGAGGGCCGCAAGCTG AGCTTCTCCTGGATATGGAAAGTGTGTGTCAGCTGGGTGAAGAGCCAACTGTGTCTGGTCATCTCGAATTGTGttgctccctacctcttcccttacTTCATCCCCATCTATGGGGACAAGCTGCTACACAA CAAAACAAAACGGAAGATCGG AGGTGCTGTGGCAAG CTGGCTCCTAGCCTACGAGAATGCACTCTCCTTCCACTTCAGCAACTACTTTGTGGGTTACCTGAGTGAGACCAGCACCACTCTGGCTGGAGCAGGCTTCACTGAGGAGAaagacaacctgaaatg GGATATGACTGTTGCTAGGCCCCTTCATGTGGAGTTTCCCAGATCTATGGTGGAGGTGGCCACCTCGTGGAATCTGCCCATGTCCCGATGGCTCAGCACCT ATGTTTTTGCCCGTGCTCGTAACCTTGGAACCTTTCCAGCCATCCTAGTGACTTACGCAGCCAGTACACTTCTACAT GGTCTGAGCTTCCACCTGGGTGCAGTGCTACTGTCTCTCGCCTTCATCACATATGTTGAGCATG TTTTGCGGAAGAGGCTGGCAGACATTTTAAACGCGTGTATTCTGTCAAAGAAATGTCAGCCAAACTGCACTCACAAGAACAAAGAG GCCCCGTGGGTGTACATTATTAATATAGCCTTCAGTGCCCTGGCAGTCTTCCACCTGGCATACCTGGGCTCTCTGTTCAACTCCAGTGTGGACTACatggatgatgatgaggag AGTGGCGTGGCCAACCACACCATTCAGAAGTGGTCGGAGCTGAGCTGGGCCAGCCACTGGGTGACGTTTGGCTGCTGGGTGCTCTACCGCATCATCCTCTAG
- the LOC124045101 gene encoding zinc finger protein with KRAB and SCAN domains 5-like, with product MADQETGPNGLAKRAAAGAAVFKVREAVMAILQNESTGNLKVQKRIAPSTPLIVPKPSLKPYKRPPTLLLPPSYSANPVGGFTCEVCGQNFFSFPQVVRHKQFHDEERPFPCGVCGKRFLSRSHYTEHQRVHTGERPFPCDQCERSFTTHHNLKRHQTIHAREEAYRCRKCGVLFCQRHEYPGGIPRPDLEPRPGFASTSTMQPTPPIQVTLTPKHLKKLNKKLNKKSHDLSTKHDHSKEKKKRSRVKHPGSAEKVNYVRQEELWPVLLTKGEKLQKVAYDIEVII from the coding sequence ATGGCTGACCAGGAAACTGGGCCCAATGGGCTGGCTAAGAGGGCTGCAGCAGGTGCTGCGGTTTTCAAAGTACGTGAGGCTGTAATGGCTATTCTTCAAAACGAATCTACTGGTAACCTGAAAGTACAAAAACGGATTGCCCCATCGACTCCTTTAATTGTACCAAAACCTTCCCTGAAGCCGTACAAGCGCCCCCCCACTCTGCTATTGCCACCTTCATACAGCGCCAACCCAGTTGGAGGATTTACCTGTGAGGTGTGCGGCCAGAACTTCTTCTCTTTTCCTCAGGTGGTGAGACACAAACAGTTCCACGACGAAGAAAGGCCCTTtccctgtggtgtgtgtgggaaACGTTTCCTGAGCCGCAGCCACTACACTGAGCACCAGCGGGTTCACACTGGGGAGCGGCCCTTTCCCTGCGACCAGTGTGAGCGCTCGTTCACCACACACCACAACCTGAAGCGTCACCAAACCATCCATGCCAGAGAAGAGGCGTATCGCTGCCGGAAATGTGGCGTGCTTTTCTGCCAGCGTCACGAGTACCCCGGGGGCATACCCAGACCCGACCTCGAGCCTCGACCTGGGTTTGCGTCCACATCCACGATGCAACCAACACCTCCCATTCAGGTCACACTCACACCCAAGCATCTTAAGAAGCTTAACAAGAAGCTTAATAAGAAGAGCCATGATCTCTCAACTAAACATGATCATTCTaaagagaagaaaaagaggagTAGAGTCAAACATCCAGGCTCAGCAGAGAAAGTGAATTATGTGCGTCAAGAGGAACTTTGGCCTGTGTTGTTAACTAAAGGAGAAAAATTGCAAAAAGTTGCTTATGACATTGAGGTTATTATATGA